From the genome of Planktothrix serta PCC 8927, one region includes:
- a CDS encoding S9 family peptidase has protein sequence MTTATELPPLIPRDLLFGNPERTSPSLSPEGKYLAYIAPDDNNILQVWLKTVGQEETHPLTRDPKRGIRFFFWTYNPDQLMYIQDSDGDENWHLYLVDVQTNIVRDLTPFQGVRAQVVNLDHKFPDQILVGMNLRDPQVFDVYQVNLKNGAVDFHTENPGNILGWTADAEFKIRAASSSTEDGGFDLLYRETTEHPWETLRHWGPDEEGGAAFFSNDGKILYMLGNHDANAERLIALDLSTRQETVIAEDPQYDIGGLLAHPTTRNIEAVSFYKDKEEWQILDSSIQADIEAIKQIRPGEFGISRTLSDEKWLISFVTDDGPVYYYVYDRPTKTHSFLFSNKPKLEGLPLASMEPISYTAKDGLTIHGYLTKPVGVELPAPTVMLVHGGPWGRDTWGYDSQAQWLANRGYAVLQVNFRGSTGYGKAFVNAGNREWAGKMHDDLIDGVNWLVEKGISQPDKIAIMGGSYGGYATLVGLTFTPEVFACGVDIVGPSNIITLMQSIPPYWEPIRKNFYHRVGNLDTEADFLKARSPLFFVDRIQKPLLIGQGANDPRVKQAESEQIFEAMKQAGKPVEYVLYTDEGHGFARPENRLHFYAIAEEFLAKYLGGRFEPLGDIAGHCGVIKSST, from the coding sequence ATGACAACTGCAACTGAACTTCCGCCTTTAATTCCTCGTGATTTGCTGTTTGGCAACCCGGAACGCACGAGTCCGAGTTTGTCACCAGAGGGCAAATATTTGGCCTATATTGCCCCAGATGATAACAATATTTTACAGGTTTGGTTAAAAACCGTTGGACAGGAAGAAACTCATCCCTTAACCCGTGATCCAAAACGGGGAATTCGATTTTTTTTCTGGACATATAACCCAGATCAACTGATGTATATTCAGGACTCCGATGGGGATGAAAATTGGCATTTGTATTTAGTTGATGTTCAAACCAATATTGTCCGCGACTTAACCCCTTTTCAAGGCGTTCGGGCGCAAGTCGTTAATTTAGATCACAAATTCCCTGATCAAATTTTAGTGGGAATGAACCTCAGAGATCCCCAAGTTTTTGATGTTTATCAGGTGAATTTAAAGAATGGGGCTGTTGATTTTCATACGGAAAATCCCGGTAATATTTTAGGTTGGACAGCCGATGCAGAGTTTAAAATTCGGGCAGCGAGTTCTAGTACCGAAGATGGAGGGTTTGATTTATTATATCGAGAAACAACCGAACATCCTTGGGAAACTCTGCGTCATTGGGGGCCGGATGAAGAAGGAGGGGCGGCTTTCTTTTCTAATGATGGCAAAATTTTGTATATGCTAGGCAACCATGATGCCAATGCCGAACGATTAATTGCCTTAGATTTATCGACTCGTCAAGAAACAGTAATTGCCGAAGATCCTCAATATGATATTGGCGGATTATTAGCCCATCCTACAACCCGAAATATTGAGGCTGTTTCTTTCTATAAAGATAAAGAAGAATGGCAGATTCTTGACTCTAGTATTCAGGCAGATATTGAGGCGATCAAACAAATTCGTCCGGGGGAATTTGGCATTAGTCGGACATTATCGGATGAAAAATGGTTAATTAGTTTTGTCACCGATGACGGCCCGGTTTATTATTATGTTTACGATCGCCCAACAAAAACCCACAGCTTTTTATTCAGTAATAAACCCAAATTAGAAGGCTTACCTTTAGCCTCAATGGAACCCATTTCTTATACTGCAAAAGATGGGTTAACTATTCATGGTTATTTAACTAAACCCGTTGGTGTTGAACTTCCCGCCCCGACGGTGATGTTAGTGCATGGTGGCCCCTGGGGGCGTGATACCTGGGGTTATGACTCCCAAGCCCAATGGTTAGCCAACCGGGGTTATGCGGTCTTACAGGTGAATTTCCGAGGATCTACGGGTTATGGGAAAGCTTTTGTGAATGCAGGGAACCGAGAATGGGCCGGAAAAATGCACGATGATCTGATCGATGGGGTGAATTGGTTAGTTGAAAAGGGCATTTCTCAGCCGGATAAAATCGCTATTATGGGCGGGTCTTATGGGGGTTATGCAACCTTAGTGGGGTTAACATTTACTCCCGAAGTTTTTGCCTGTGGGGTGGATATTGTGGGGCCGAGTAATATTATAACATTGATGCAAAGTATTCCGCCCTATTGGGAACCCATTCGCAAGAATTTCTATCATCGGGTGGGGAATTTAGACACGGAAGCGGACTTTTTAAAAGCGCGATCGCCTTTATTTTTTGTTGATCGGATTCAAAAACCTTTATTAATTGGTCAAGGAGCTAATGATCCCCGTGTTAAACAGGCGGAAAGTGAGCAGATTTTTGAGGCGATGAAACAAGCGGGAAAACCTGTGGAATATGTCTTATATACCGATGAAGGTCACGGTTTTGCCCGTCCTGAAAACCGGTTGCATTTTTATGCCATTGCTGAAGAATTTTTGGCTAAATATTTAGGAGGACGGTTTGAACCCCTTGGAGATATCGCCGGACATTGCGGTGTGATTAAATCCTCAACCTAA